The Epinephelus lanceolatus isolate andai-2023 chromosome 16, ASM4190304v1, whole genome shotgun sequence nucleotide sequence TTCCGAGACCCAGGGCGGTAGGTGATCGTGAACTGGAACCTGCTCAGGAACAGGGCCCAGCGGGCCTGCCGTGAGTTCAGGCGGCGGGCAGTGCGGAGGTAGGCAAGGTTTTTGTGATCCTTCCATACAATGAAGGGTTGAGCAGCCCCCTCCAGCCAGTGTCACCATTCCTGCAATGCCAGCACCACCGCCAGGAGTTCTCGGTTCCCCACGTCGTAGTTGCGTTCAGCGGGAGTGAGGCGGCGTGAGAAGAAGGCGCAGGGGTGGAGCTTGTTGTCTGAGGGTAGGCGTTGGGAGAGGACAGCCCCGACCCCAGAGTCCGAGGTATCAACCTCGACCATGAACTGCCGCTCAGGATCTGGGTGCACAAGAACAGGGGCATTAACAAACACGTTCTTAAGTTTCTCAAAAGCAGACTGTTCAACAGGAGACCAGGCAAAACTGAGTTTGGATGACGTGAGGCGAGTGAGTGGGGCCGCCAGGCGGCTGTAGTTCCTTACGAATCTGCGGTAGAAATTTGCAAACCCCAGGAAGCGCTGCAGCTGCTTGTGGGTGGTGGGAGCCGGCCAGTCCTTCACGGCCTCCACCTTGGAGGGATCCGCCCACAGCTGCCCCCTCGACCACAAAACCCAGAAAACTTAGATGGTACATGAAATACACACTTTTCTGCTTTGACATACAACTTGTTTTCTAACAATCTTTTCAAAACATCTCGTACATGGGACACGTGTTCTTCCATAGAGCTTGAGAAAATCAGGATATCGTCCAAgtacacaaaaacagttttgttgagCAGATCTCGTAGTACATCGTTAACCAGGCATTGGAAAACGGTAGGAGCGTTTGTGAGTCCGAAAGGCATGACTAGGTATTCAAAGTGACCTAAGTGGGTGTTAAATGCTGTTTTCCATTCATCCCCTTCTCTAATCCTGATGAGGTGATAGGCGTTTCTGAGATCCAGTTTGGAGAAGACGCAGGCAGTGTGTAGGGGGCTGAAGGCGGAGTCAATCACGGGGAGTGGATACTTGTTTTTGACTGTGATTTCGTTTAGACCAGTGTAATCTATGCATGGACGCAGGGATTTGTCTCTCTTTTCTACAAAGAAAAAACCGGCCCCCacgggagaggaggaggggcaaATGAGGCCGGCTGCCACAGACTCTGTAATGTATTTTTCCATGGCCTCACGCTCGGGTTTGGACAGATGAAAGTCTTTTGGTGGGGAGAGAGGCACCAGGAAGCAAATCTATGGCGCAGTCGTAAGGTCTATGGGGGGCAGTGAGGAGGCGGAGGTTTTGCTAAAAAACTTGTTGTAGGTCATGGTAGTCAGGGGGTACATTAGATAGATCAATTACCTCAAGTGCTGGGGATGGGTCTGTAGGTCTGGCTGGCAGGGTGGAGTGGAGGCAGTGGGCGTGGCAGTGGACACTCCAGTTAAGGATGGTGGCAGTGGACCAATCGACGTGGGGGTTGTGAAGCTTGAGCCAAGGGATTCCCAGAATGACAGGTCAGAGGTGATGAGATAACATACAGTTCTAGGTGCTCATGATGGTTGCTGGAGTGTACTAATTTCAGTGGTTCAGTTTTATGTGTAACCAGTTCTAATAGCTGGCCGTGAATGGCGTGTACCTCCTTGGGGGAGGATAGTTCATATATGGGAATGTCATGAGTCTTCGCAAAGTTACTATCAATCTATCGTCGGCACCGGAGTCCACCAGCACCTGGACCGGAACCGAGTGTTTGAGTCCGTGAATCATACCTGGCACTTGGATTCTcgaggcagaggaggaagagatgcgGCTCACCAGAGTCCCCCCTTCTACTGGTGAGCCTTGTCTTTTGGCACCTCTAGGCAGCGGGAGACGAAGTGGCCCCCTTGGCCGCAGTAGAGACACAGCTTGTCTCACATCCTGCGTTGTCTCTGCCAGGGTGAGGCGGGCCCGTCCCAGTTGCATGGGCTCGTCGGCAGGTGGCGGTCGTGGCTCGTGAGCGTAGTAGGTGGTGTCAGGAAGTCCCGGGGTGGAGTCTGGTGAGCTGGGTTGGGTGCCGGAGGGAAGccatctcttcttctcttcttcattTCCTGATATTCCCTAGCCCTTTCTCTTATCCTATTATCAAGGCAGATGGCTAGATCAATAAGGGAGTTGAGTGAATTACACTCCTCCCGAACCGCCAGTTCGTCCTTTAATTCCCCTGCCAACCCCTTAAGAAAAATGGCATGAAGAGCCAAATCCCCCCACCCACTCTCAGCCGCTAAAACGCAGAAATTTACAGCATATTCTGACACTGAAAGGCAACCCTGTTGCAGATCAAGTAACTGGCTTACAGCCTGTCTACCCTTTACCGGGTGATCGAAAACTTGTTTCATCTCATCTGTGAATTGGTGGTAATCATTGATTAGCTCGTGCTGTGGTGAGGAGATAGCTAAGGACCAAGCTGCTGCCTGTCTGATGAGCAAACTCATAACAAAGGCTACTTTAGCTTGAGGAGTGGCATAAGTGTGGGGTTGTTGATTAAATACTAAATTACACTGGTGTAGAAATTGTGAGCAGGTCCCTAAATATCCGGAATACTTGGCTGGTATGGGGATATATGGCTCGCGAGCTTGAGGTACTGGGCCGGTCGGCTGGTCGTCGGCTGGGTGGTGAGCGGCGGAACCAGGAGAGGGAGCGAGTCGGTCTTTCAGTGCTGCCATCTGACCGCCCAGTTGAGAGACGCTGGTGGCGAGCTGCTGCAGGTGTTCCATCACCTGCCTCAGGGACGACTCATGTTGATTCACCATGGCAGCTTGTGATGAGAGTACACATTTCGAACTGTCCGACTCTGCTGGGTCCATGCTGGCTGGATTATTCTGTTACGTGCCAGACAAGGAAGCCAAGACCCAGTTGCAGAGTTAAGTTCAAGAAACAGTTTATTTACAAAGTAGCAACAAAAAATCAGTTCACAGAAAAAATACGAGCAAACAAAGTATCAACCAAAACTCTTTCTGAGGGAAAAGTAACAACAGAAAAGTCTAAACTGAAAATCACCATTAACATGGGAAAAAGAGCAAGAACAAAAGTGCAACAAATAGAGTGACAAGGCACAAAAACTCACTAAACCTGGAGACCAAACACTGGAGCATAAACACGTGGCTGGAGGCAGGAGATCACTGAGAGCACGAGCGTGATACTAGAGCAAAAAGAATAATCCAGCactggagacaaagagagtgtGGCTTAAGAAGCCGGCTAATTAGGCAGAACAAGCTGCAGGTGTGCCGGGAGCCCAGTGCTCCCGGAGATCGCCCCGCCCCTCGGCACTCACTctgcagggagagggagagaaggatcatatagcagcaaacacaatTGCACAGAAAATCAGGACCACAACACATatgtcagtaaaaaacacagtcaGGATATTAGCAGTAAAGTAATCCATCCCAAGCTTGTGATGGCAGGGTGCTTATGAGGGTGGGCATATATTACTGCAAATGAATCAGTGTTCCCAAGTTAACTTGGTAACCAGGAGTGCTTGTTGTTCTCTTTGTTCTCACATAAAGAAGCACATTTAATGTCACACACTTCATGACTACAGTAGAGTAATGCAGCTTGTCTCATCTCTGTACTCTGTCCTCATCTTCCCTCGATCAGGGAGCCCAGATCCTGGTGTTTCCAGAAGACGGTATTTATGGTTTCAACTTCAGCCGTTCGTCCATCTCTGGCTACTTAGAAACCATTCCTGACCCCCAGCAGGAGAGCTGGAACCCCTGCACAGAGCCAGGCAGATACAACAACACTGAGGTGCACAATCACACTTCTAGATTTAAAGTTGTTATTGAACAGGGACTCTGACATGTGATATACTGACATGAAGACACCACTATGCTGCTCAGAGCCTTCACACATGCAACACCAGTCTGTGAATTCTACAGGTTCTCCAGCAGTTGAGCTGTATGGCCCTGCATAACAACCTCTATGTGGTGGCCAACATGGCCGACCTGCAGCCCTGCCCCCTGAAGActgacccctcctcctcctgtcccccTGATGGACACTGGCAGTTCAACACCGACGTGGTTTTCAGGTGCAGTGTAGACCTTAAAATAGAAATAGTGTAGCTGAAGTCAGGCAAAAACACCACTAAATAATTCCCTAGTCTGTCTGAACTGTTCACAGAACCTTTCGTCTTACAGCTCAGATGGCCTGCTTGTGGCGCGCTACCATAAATACAACCTCTTCATTGGGGAACCCTTTGACACACCGCCTCAACCTGAGATCATAACATTTGAGACACCTTTTGCTGGAAAATTTGGCCTCATGATCTGTTTTGACATCCTGTTCCATGATCCCACAATTGCCCTGGTGGAGAAGGTTAAAAACAGCCGCTCAAATTCTGTTTTCAACAATACATTCCTGTGTTTGGTCTTCTCTTGTCCTGACATTGGCCTCTCCTTTTAGGGTGTGCATCAGTTGATCTACCCCACAGCCTGGTTGAATGCACTCCCCCTACTGGACTCTGTCCAATTCCAGCGGGCGTTCAGCTTGGGTGCCAATGTCACCCTGCTAGCGGCCAACCTGCGTAACAACCGACGGGACATGAGAGGAAGTGGCATCTACACCCCCTTCTCTGCCACTTACTACCACGCCCAGAAAGGAGAGCCAGAGGAGGGCAGGCTGCTAGTGGCCAGGGTGCCAGTGTTAGACCCACTGTGGGTGGGGCGGAGTGGAACCACAGGGGAGGGGGTAGTTAATAGTCAGTCCACATCATCTGCACCTACAGACTCTGGGAACTGTCACCAAGAGAGCTGTGttgatcctcctcctcctgaaacAGCTCCATCAGTTCCTCCCGCCTCCGCCACCTTCATCTCATCAATGCTGGGTGACCCATTTACGTTTGTCCTCTTAAACGAGACACAGGGTGAAGTGAACGTCTGTAATGGCACGTTTTGCTGTCACCTGCAGTACCGGAGGTTTCCACAGGGTGGCAGTGAAGAGCTCTACGCATTAGGCGCATTtgctggaacacacacactgtttggtCACTGGGCCCTGCAGGTATGAATGACAATCAATTTGAATAATTTAATACTGCTTTTTGAGACTCTTGACACTTGTATCATATCTGTGTTGCAGGTGTGTGCACTGGTCCGCTGTGCAGGGCTGGACATCAGTTCCTGTGGACAGGGAGTGGAAGAGGCTGAATCTAAAATGGACCTCATGTTGGAGGGGAAGTTTGGGACCAGATATGTGTACCCATCAGTCTTAGCTAGCAAGCTGGTCCTGGAGCAGCCTGAGCATCTGGAAAGAGCTGCAGATGGCACAGTGACCATGAGACACTCGAACATGACTGGTGGGCTGCTCACTGCCTGTCTGTATGGACGAATGTATCACCTTGACAATGAATGAACTGCTTAGGAATAGATGGTTGTGTCAGAGGAACaatgacaaatacatttttagaactgatttataaaaccacatatatatgtgtgaatGACAGCTGCCAATGTTTTCTATGATAGCTCAAAGAACtctgaataaaaacacaatctgTCCAGGCAGTACAGTGGTTCTGTTTTATTCCTTCCTCACATATAGATCGTAGTAGCCCAGAATGCAAAAAAGCGAAGGAGGGAGCTCTCTCTAACCAGCACATGGAAGCTTATGAGTTTAAAGTATTGATGTGGGCTCCACTTACCTCACTAATCCTGTAGGTAGTTGCCTGGGATTGTTGTGAGGATGATGTAATGTCATCAGGGCCATCAAGGGAACTCATTTCTAAATGTCAAGGCTGTGAagacagcaggctgagcaaagtactctggacatccctcttcccagcaacactttccagctcctcctgggggaccccgaagGCGTTCCCGAGTGAGACGAGATCGATAATCCaaccagtgtgttctgggtttgGGCTGGGGCCTCCTACGTGTTGGATGTTCCTTCAACACCTCTGACTGGAGGCGCCCAGGAagcatcctaatcagatgccagatccacctcaactggcccttTTTGGCATAAAAGAGAAGCAGCTCTACTCCATGCGCTTTCAGGATGTCTGCGCTTCTCACCCTGTCTTGAAAGTGAAGGAGTTAAACTaactcggggtcttgttcatgagtgagggtaaaataAGCAGAATTCCAGATATGAGGTATTATACCAGTGGAgactgaaatataaaatatgtgtcTTATTTATTTGCTCAGTGATAAATGTGGTGGAACGCTGATAATGATCTAAGCAAAATGCAAATCCTTTTTCTAAACTGCATCATCATTCAAACTGTGAGTGTACCTCAGCAGAAGATGGGTGCATGACAGCCACCCATCCACACAGAGAGTTTGTATTTCTATCAACACACAAATAACCCGCACAGATAAAAAAGTGGATGCAGCCAGAATTGTatcaaaattttgttttatgtcccTCCCTGAAGTCAAAGTAGAAAAATAAGTCCCTCCCCACCAGTGCCTAAAAATTTATTTGCTGTACCTCCCTCGTTTCTCCCCTTCTTATaacaaacagaacaaacaaTCCCCAACATTAACTGGTCTGTCGGGTTTACAACATTTGTGTCCACACTGAAAGACTGGAACAATGTTTTGGGTTGttgttttgagtttttttttaatgtcagtcaTTGTTCGCACTGGGCCTGTCATGAATTCCTCCTATGTTGCTGCTGTGTATGAGCACAACGTAATCTTGAACCCGGACCCTCATGTCCCCCTGTCCCGCACTGCAGCCCTGCAGCATATGCAGAAAAACCTGGATATCTACGAGGAGCAGGCAGCCCGGGCTGCTCAGCAGGTATGGTCAGGTTCGGAGTTATTTATTATTTCGTTTTTTACTGCTCATTTCTGTGAGACAGACAAACTTATGACAGTATAATCCCACATTTCACAACTCCTGTTAATTTTTAACTCAAACTCTTCATTGGACTGATCCTTGGACCCCTTTGGCAGAAGTCTCAGACACCACTGCTGTTGTCACTTGCCATCAATTGCACAAGATTTAACAGTAAACTGAGCTTGAATCTTAATCACAGACCACTAAATTTAAGAATAAGTTTCTGTTTGATAAGTGGCATaagtcagtaaaaaacacagtcaGGATATTAGCAGTAAAGAAATCCATCCCAAGCTTGTGATGGCAGGGTGCTTATGAGGGTGGGCATATATTACTGCAAACGAATCAGTGTTCCCAAGTTAACTTGGTAACCAGGAgtgcttgtttttctctttgttctCACATAAAGAAGCACATTTAATGTCACACACTTCATGACTACAGTAGAGTAATGAAGATTGTTTCATCTCTGTACTCTGTCCTCATCTTCTCTCAATCAGGGAGCCCAGATCCTGGTGTTTCCAGAAGACGGTATTCATGGTTTCAACTACAACCGTTTGTCCATCTCTGGCTACTTAGAAACCATTCCTGACCCCCAGCAGGAGAGCTGGAACCCCTGCACAGAGCCGGGCAGATACAACAACACTGAGGTGCACAATCACACTTCTAGATTTAAAGTTGTTATTGAACAGGCACTCTGACATGTGATATACTGACATGAAGACACCACTATGCTGCTCAGAGCCTTCACTCATGCAACACCAGTCTGTGAATTCTACAGGTTCTCCAGCGGTTGAGCTGTATGGCCCGTCATTACAACCTCTATGTGGTGGCCAACATGCCTGACCTGCAGCCCTGCCCCTTGAAGActgacccctcctcctcctgtcccccTGATGGACACTGGCAGTTCAACACCAACGTGGTTTTCAGGTGCAGTGTAGACCTTAAAATAGAAATAGTGTAGCTGAAGTCAGGCAAGAACACCAATAAATAATTTCCTAGTCTGTGTGAACTATTCACAGAATCTTTTGTCTTACAGCTCAGATGGCCTGCTGGTGGCACGCTACCATAAATACAACCTCTACTTTGAGAAGGCCTTTGACACACCGCCTCAACCTGAGATCATAATGTTTGAGACACCTTTTGCTGGAAGGTTTGGCCTCATGATCTGTTTTGACATCCTGTTCCATGATCCCACAATTGCCCTGGTGGagaaggtaaaaaaaattgtACAAAGTTTTACATTCCTGTGTTTGGTCTTCTCTTGTCCTGACATTGGCCTCTCCTTTTAGGGTGTGCATCAGCTGATCTACCCCACAGCCTGGTTGAATGCACTCCCCCTACTGGACTCTGTCCAATTCCAGCGGGCGTTCAGCTTGGGTGCCAATGTCACCCTGCTAGCGGCCAACCTGCGTAACAACCAAATGAACATGAGAGGAAGTGGCATCTACACCCCCTTCTCTGCCACTTACTACCACGCCCAGAAAGGAGAGCCAGAGGAGGGCAGGCTGCTGGTGGCCAGGGTGCCAGTGTTAGACCCACTGTGGGTGGGGTGGAGTGGAACCACAGGGGAGGGGGTAGATAGTAGTCAGTCCACATCATTTGCATCTCCTCCAACTGAAACTGCTCCATCAGTTCCTCCCTCCTCCGCCACCTTCATCTCATCCATGCTGGATGACCCATTTACGTTTGTCCTCTTAAACCAGACAGAGGGTGAAGTGAACACCTGTAATGGCACATTTTGTTGTCACCTGCAGTACCGGAGGTTCCAACAGGATGGCAGCAAAGAGCTCTACGCATTAGGCGCATTTGCTGGAAAACACAGTGGTTACAGACACTGGGCCGTGCAGGTACGAATGACAATaagtttgaatattttaaagCTGCTTTCTAAGACTCTTGTCACATGTGTCATATCTGTGTTGCAGGTGTGTGCACTGGTCCGCTGTGCAGGGTTGGACATCAGTTCCTGTGGACAGGGAGTAGAAGAGGCTGAATCTAAAATGGACTTCACGTTGAAGGGGAAGTTTGGGACCAGATATGTGTACCCATCAGTCTTAGCTAGCAAGCTGGTCCTGGAGCAGCCTGAGCATCTGGAAACAGCTGCAGATGGCACAGTGACCATGAGACACTCGAACATGACTGGTGGGCTGCTCACTGCCTGTCTGTTCGGACGAATGTATCACCTTGACAATGAGTGAACTTCTTTGGAATAGATGGTTGTGTCAGAGGAACAATgtcaaatactttttaaaaaatgatttataaaaccacatatatatgtgtgaatGACAGCTGCCAAAGTCTTCTATGATAGCTCAAAGAACtctgaataaaaacacaatctgTCCAGGCAGTACAGTGGTTGTTTTATTCCTTCCTCACATATAGATCGTAGTAGCCCAGAATGCAAAAAAGCGAAGGAGTGAGCTCTCTCTAACCAGCAAATGGAAGCTTATGAGCTTAAAGCATTGATGTGGGCTCCACTTACC carries:
- the LOC117264126 gene encoding biotinidase-like — its product is MFWVVVVSFFLMSVIAHTGPVMNSSYVAAVYEHNVILNPDPRVPLSRTAALQHMQKNLDIYKEQAARAAQQGAQILVFPEDGIYGFNFSRSSISGYLETIPDPQQESWNPCTEPGRYNNTEVLQQLSCMALHNNLYVVANMADLQPCPLKTDPSSSCPPDGHWQFNTDVVFSSDGLLVARYHKYNLFIGEPFDTPPQPEIITFETPFAGKFGLMICFDILFHDPTIALVEKGVHQLIYPTAWLNALPLLDSVQFQRAFSLGANVTLLAANLRNNRRDMRGSGIYTPFSATYYHAQKGEPEEGRLLVARVPVLDPLWVGRSGTTGEGVVNSQSTSSAPTDSGNCHQESCVDPPPPETAPSVPPASATFISSMLGDPFTFVLLNETQGEVNVCNGTFCCHLQYRRFPQGGSEELYALGAFAGTHTLFGHWALQVCALVRCAGLDISSCGQGVEEAESKMDLMLEGKFGTRYVYPSVLASKLVLEQPEHLERAADGTVTMRHSNMTGGLLTACLYGRMYHLDNE
- the LOC144467297 gene encoding biotinidase-like; the encoded protein is MFWVVVLSFFLMSVIVRTGPVMNSSYVAAVYEHNVILNPDPHVPLSRTAALQHMQKNLDIYEEQAARAAQQGAQILVFPEDGIHGFNYNRLSISGYLETIPDPQQESWNPCTEPGRYNNTEVLQRLSCMARHYNLYVVANMPDLQPCPLKTDPSSSCPPDGHWQFNTNVVFSSDGLLVARYHKYNLYFEKAFDTPPQPEIIMFETPFAGRFGLMICFDILFHDPTIALVEKGVHQLIYPTAWLNALPLLDSVQFQRAFSLGANVTLLAANLRNNQMNMRGSGIYTPFSATYYHAQKGEPEEGRLLVARVPVLDPLWVGWSGTTGEGVDSSQSTSFASPPTETAPSVPPSSATFISSMLDDPFTFVLLNQTEGEVNTCNGTFCCHLQYRRFQQDGSKELYALGAFAGKHSGYRHWAVQVCALVRCAGLDISSCGQGVEEAESKMDFTLKGKFGTRYVYPSVLASKLVLEQPEHLETAADGTVTMRHSNMTGGLLTACLFGRMYHLDNE